The nucleotide window CCATTCCTCAGCCGCTCAGGCTATTTCAGCTCAGGCTGCTACATTGGCAGAACATCAGGTATTCGCGGTTGTCAATGCAATGGTAATTGCTGATCCAAGCATTACCCCATCAATGGTAAGGCGTAATCCACGATTATTGAAAATGTTCAATGAAATTTATCAAGAAGAAATAAATAAATTCCTTAGAGCTGACTACGACTATAGTGATGGTGCAAATCCAGCAAAAGTAAGCACTACGTATGGCAGTTTTGGACTTAAAGATCAATCTCAATATCGAACGTTTAAATTTCGTGGGAAAGATTGTTAAAAATATCGCAGCCATCCAGGAAAAGAATATTATATTACCAATATTCAGCACTCATACTCTTGCATTTGAAATTTAATAGCTATATGACTTATATTATGCTATACTTTAATGAATTGGGATTAGGCGAGTTGGAACTAGGAAAATCATTGGAACAAATTAATTCCATAATAAAATTTGGTCCGAAAGACAGAGAAACACTCATTCCTTCACCCAACGCAGATTCATGGTACAAATATACAGGTGAAATTACCGGTCTGTCTGATGGCAAAGGTCTTAGTTTCCCCGCGGAAGCGGTTTACCTCGCCGTAAATCAAGAAAATAAGGTAAACAGGATATGGATATACCCCAAAATGGAAACCATCGGTATAAGCATAGAAAATCTTCTATCAAATATCTATGGTGAACCGGGAATGTCTGTAGGTGGTGTCGGAGAATTGGGAGGAATAAAACGTCACACTGGTTATTTCTATGCTTCAAAGGATAAAGTAAGTCAGGTTATATACATGAAAGTTTTTGATACTGAATTTGCTGGTCCTGAATTTATATCCTTTCGATTCATCAATGATGATAATGCATTAAAGTACCATTTATCATATCGAACTTGGAAGAAGTATATGTAAAGTAGGTTTGACACTTCTCAAAAACTGAGACAAATAAAATCGGAGGGCTCCGATTTTATTTGTCTCAATCCCCTCATCAATACTCAAACTATCGTGTACTTTGGTTCATATCCTTTTGCATAGACATAGTGATTCACACTTGCATCCTGATGTAGACACATATAATCTTCGAACGACACAACCTATCGCTTAAAATTGTGTATCTTAGTAAAAGCTGATTAACCTGTATAAAGTACGGGAAAGAAATCGGGGTTATACAAAAGGAACTCGACTAAACGCTCAACTAAAAAACAAAACCCCGCGCCATGCGCGAGGTTTGAAACTTGTCTGTGATCCCGCTGGGACTCGAACCCAGGACCCATACATTAAAAGTGTATTGCTCTACCAACTGAGCTACGGAATCATTGAATGGGCGGCAAAGATATAAAAAACTATTTCATTGTCAAATCTTTACACACTTTTTTTAAAAATTTCCTGAACCACCGCCCTTCCATCACCGAAAATTATCAGAACTTGATTAAAATATTAATATATATTTGTTCCGCATTTCGGATACGTGAAGTCTTAGTTTTAACCCTAAATTTATAGAAGAGCCTACAACCATTTACATTATCCCTATTACGATCTTCGATGCAATCAGGAAGGAGACTATTTCTCAAAAACGCAGCTTTAATACTGCCAGCGATGGCATTTATGCCATCTTCACTATTAAAAGCAGCCAGCAACAACTGTTTACGCATTGGCTTCATTGGAACAGGCACGTGGGGAAGGCAATATCTTGAAGCAGCGTTAGCCAACAGGCAACTGGATATCAGCGCTATCTGTGAAACCAGCCATACAGCCAGGCGGGATGCGCTTAAGCTGTTTAACGCAGCTGGCTATACGAAACCGGTACTATACGACGACTATCACCAGTTATTATCCAATCCCGCATTGGATGCGGTTATCATCGCTGCCCCGGCAGATCAGCACTATACTATTGCCGCTGCCGCACTCCGGCAGGGTAAACATGTAGCCTGCGGCCCTATCATGGGCAGTACCCTGGAAGAACACCGCCATATCGTGCAGCTAAGCCGGCAAACCGGTAAACATTACTTTACACTGGACGAACACAGCTACCGCCCCGACCTGCTGGCAATGACCGCCATAGTAAAGGATGGCCGGCTGGGCCAACTGGAAAGCATATACGCAGGAGCTTGTTCTGCCAATATCCCACAGCAGGAAAACGGATATCCATTATACCCTATGGTATTGATGGAAAACTTACTGGGCCTGTCTGATGGCAACAGATACACTGCTCTCCGCATGGAAAAAAGCACCGAAGAATATGTGGTTAAAGTAAAACATCCCGGGAGTGGTAAAACCTATTCGAGTATCCGTCAGGGGGAGATTACTACCATCTGTTTGAGCACAGCAACAGGACAGCAGGTAAGACTACAGGCTGAAGCAGGTCACAGCACCGGATTTCGTGTAAAAGGTACCGCTGGCAGCTGGATAGACTATACCGGCTCCTTGTACCTGCAGACCAATGCTCACCCACAAAACACATGGGAAAGTGCGGCTCCCTACCTCCGTCAATATGCCCTTACCACAGTGGGAGCTACCTCACACGCACTGTCCGGCTTTATCAATACCATTCAAAATAAGTCACATCATTTACCGGTTTATGCTGCAGCTACCAACAGTATGATAACAGTGCTTGCAGCCGAATCTGCCAGACTGGGGGGCGCTTCACTGGCCTTCCCTGATTTTACAACCGCATCATAAAATTCAACCGAAATTTTTTTCAAACAATCTAATCTACTAAGGAAATGGATCCAATTCTCGCGATGATCTTTGCTTTTGGGGGCAATTTTGCACCTGTCGGTTATGCTCTCTGTAATGGTGTATTGGTTGATATCAATCAAAACTCAGCACTATTCTCTCTTTTAGGGACCACCTATGGGGGCAATGGCACCCAGACTTTCGGACTGCCGGACCTGAGGGGACGTTCTATCATTGGTACCGGTCAACTACCTGGAGGCCCAAACTACACTCCCGGAATGGTCGGCGGCACTGAGACGGTTACACTGACTATTGCCAACCTTCCTCAACATACGCATCCGGTTACAGTAGACAATCTCACGGTAACATTGCCTGCCAGCAATACACCCGGAACCAGCAACACTCCCGGCCCTACCATGGCACCTGCTGTACTGCCCACCATCGGATCTGGCCCCAACTCCTTGCCGATCAAAGGTTACAGTGATGCTACCCCCAATACCAATCTTTTACCGGGTACTGTAAATGGTAGTATGTCCGTTGGCCCGGTAGGTGGCAATACACCTGTTCCCATCCGCTCTCCGTACCTGGCAATGACCTACGTTATTGCTACACAGGGTGTCTATCCATCCAGACCATGATGAGTTTAAGGCCACCACTTACGATAGGATTACTCACCCCCTACTCGGGGGTGTACCCCTATTATTCTGCTCACCTGGTCACTGGTTGGTTGATCGGTATGGGACTAGATCCCGCACGCCAGCAAACAATACAGTTTATCCCTGAATTTACCAGAAGCGGGCAACCCTCTGCCACCAAAGAGGCCGCACAAAAACTGGTATTCTTCAACCGGGTAGACCTGTTGTCGGGACTGGTCAGTTACAAATCGGTACCGGACCTCATCCCTATTGTGGAATCACAGGGCGGTACAGCATTCCTGTTTGATATGGGGGAACTCATTCCCTACTTTCCCCATATCAGCCCCCATATGTTTTATGCATCGCACCAGATATGGCAGTCCCAATACTCTTTAGGGCGCTGGGCACAGCAAAGGTTTGGCGATGCAGGACATATTGTGATGCCACATTACGAAGCAGGCTACCACTTAAATACTGCTTTTTATCAGGGTGCTGCCGCCGCCGGAGGCACCACCATCCGAAGCACGGTGCTCACGGAAGATCCCTCCGACAGAAACGCCTTACACCTCGATGCATTTTTTAAGACCATCGAAAATGACCGGCCTCCCTATGTACACGCCATCTTTACCGGCAATATGGGTACACGGTTTCTGGATGCCTGGAAAAACAGCCGTTTCCATAAAACCATCCCCCTACTGGTAGTGGAATCCATGGCTTATGACGATATCCTCGCCGATGTACAACACCACGAACTGGAAATATACAGCGCCCTCACCTGGTTACGGGAAGATGAAAGTAAAGAGAACAGATTATTTGTAAAGACCTTCGAACGGATGGCGCAGCAACCTGCCAACATTTTTGGACTGATGGGCTATGAAGCAGGACTGGTATGGAGAGAACTATTGCCCCATGCACAAAAAAGAGACTGGCAGACGGTAAAACAATACCTACATAATTCCACTATCAAAGGTCCCCGCGGTGAAAAGGGCTTTCATCCTTCAACAGGACTGGGCTTACCGGTATCCAATATTGTAAGCATCAATACCACTGCCAATAAAATAAATAAAATCATCCTCGACCAGGGCAAAGGCATCCGCTTCGATGATACTACACTCAAATGTATACACGATGATTGTATATCCGGTTGGTTGAACCCTTTTCTCTGTATCTAACAGATTTATATGAAAAAATTTTACACCTGGAGTATCCGGTTATTCCTGCTTACCTGCATAGCTGTGCTATGCAGCCTGCAGGGAATTGCCCAGTATACCCTCACCCAGCTTGAATCTGGAGGCTCCTATACTGCAGTAGCCAAAGATAATAGCAATAATATCTATGCTACCAGATTAAACCCCACTACCCAGCTTTACGACCTGGTAAGATTCACAGGAGGTGCCGGTACGGGAACTGTTATTTATTCTGGTCTCTCTCACGGCGTTCCACCTGCCTACGACTTCCCCTGGGGAATTGCGGTCAATTCTATCGGAGATATTTTTGTGATCAATTCCTTTGAATCACAGAACGGAGAGATCATCCGCCTTAGGGCTCCGGCTTATTCAATCGCTGAAGTCATTCAGAAAGGCAGATATTTCTCCGCCATAACAATTGATGCCACTGACAACCTGTACTCCCTCGAATACGACGGGGGATCCAGGTATCAGGTAATGAAGTATAGAGCAGGACTTGAAGACCAACCAGGTACCCCTGTCAGCAATGGTGTACCTCTTCCCATTCCTAGCGGAACTACCTATCCATGGGGTATCGCTGTTGACTCCCACAACAATCTTTATATTACCGACTTCCTTGAAAACAATTCAGGCGGAGCACTCATCAAACTGACAGCCCCCACATATACCACCGCTACTACCCTCTTTACTGGTAGAAATGTGACTGCCCTGGCCATAGATGGTGCAGATAATATTTATACTACAGAGCTACTTACTGCTACTACCTCCCAGGTAGTAAAATATACCAACCCTTTACTGCCCGGAACTGTTATCAATACAACCTTGACCAGCAGCCCTCCTGTATATGCCTGGGGACTTGCTGTCACCAGCAATGGAACTATTTTCGCCGGCGACGGTGCAGCATCAGCACCGGCCGGAGGACAACTGATAAAACTGGCTCCTCCCACCACTTCCGTATCCAGTGTCACCAGAGTTGATGCCACTCCTACCAACGCAGCTACAGTTACCTTTAAAGTGGTTTTCAGCAGCAATGCCGCTAACATTACTACCAGTGCATTCAGTTTAAATACCAGCGGTGTTTCAGGCACATATATTGCCAGCGTTTCAGGCTCCGGCACCACCTTTAATGTGGTTGTTAATACCGGTACTGGAAATGGCACCATCAGACTGAATGTAAACGGAACTGGTATCATACCCACCGTAACAAACGTACCTTATAACACAGGAGAAATTTATAGCATTGATAAAAACCCTCCGGTTATATCACTCACCATCAATAACGGTGCAGCGTATACGAATTCAACGAACGTCAACTTAATACCTTCTGCCACCGACGAAGATCCTCCTGCCGCACTGCAAATGCGCTTTTCGTTGGATAGCGTTGCCTGGAGCACCTACCAGCCTTATAGTACCTCCAGCGCTTATACAATCCCTGCAGGTGATGGCCTCAGGAAAATATACATGCAGGTAAAAGACCTGGCTGGCAACGTAAAGGGTACCAGCGCCACTATTACACTGGACCAGACACCTCCGGTAGTATCGTTCTCCTCCGTTCCGCTACCAGTGACCAACCAGCAATCAGCCACCTTCCAGTTCTCCGCTAATGAACCGATCCAGACCTACAATGGTAAACTGGATGCAGGCACATTTGGAGTTGCCACCAGCCCCGTTACATTAACCGGATTAGCAGAAGGCGTACATACTTACTCCATCAATGGCGTCGATAGGGCAGGAAACACCTCCGGTAATTCCGTCTATACCTGGAAAATAGATATCACTGCTCCTACTGTACTAAGCGTATCAACACCGGCAGCAGGCACTTATGGAATCGGTCAGGCGTTAAACTTCACCGTGAACATGAGCGAAATCGTGAATGCTACCGCCGGCCCTGATCCTTACCTGGACTTAATAATCGGCTCCTCTATCCAAAAGGCAGTATACGTTTCCGGATCAGGCACCAACACATGGACTTTCAGGTATACTGTACAGGATGGTGACAATGACTCCGACGGAATCGGAATCGGCGCGGTAATAAATACCAACGGTAACACCCTCACAGACGCAGCCGGCAACAATCTTGTTCTCACAATGAACAACGTGACCAATAATACCATACTGGTCAACAGCAAGCGTCCGGTGGCCACCTTCACTGCCCCTGTTATCGTAAATGCAACGACCGTTCGCGTCGGAATATCTTTCGATGAACCGGTCAAAGGTGTAAATGCAGGAAGCATAACAGCATTAGGCGTTCCGGGCGGTATCACTGTTACTAATGTTACCCCTAACAGTACCACCGCTACGAGCAACTATACCTTCGACCTGCTGTTTCAGCCGAACAACAAAGGCACGGTGAATCTGCGATTACTTCCGAATGCCGCTACCAGCGTTGCTTCTCTGAACACTAACATGTTTGTTGATACGGACTTCTCTTTTGATAATACCGTACCGGTGATAACATCAGTAAACCAACCGGCAGATGGTTATTATAAAGCAGGTCAAACACTGACCTTCACCATAAACTTCAGCAAACCGATTACCGTACAACCAGGCGCCAGCCAGCTGTACCTGCCAATCATCATCGGTTCTACCACCGTACAGGCACCTTACCAAAGCGGTTCCGGCACCACAGCCCTTACTTTCAGTTACACGGTACAACCGGGAGATAATGATGCAAACGGTATTGCACTGAACAGCTACCTGATTGATGCAGGAGGAAGGTTAAGTGACGGTTATGGTAATACCACCAATCTCCTGCTGACAAACGATAATAATCTCAATGGCGTAAGAGTGAATACAATCATACCCACTGTGACTATTTCGACGACAGCTGCGCCGGTAGTCAATGGTACATTTACTGCCAACATCACCTTCAGTGAACGGGTAATCGGATTGGATCTCAGCTCATTTGTGACAACCAATGCCTCCGTTGACAATCTCAACACCACAGACGGGATCCACTATACAATAGATGTAACACCTGCTATTGACGGCCTGGTGAAAGTTTCATTGCCAGCAGGGGTGGCACAGAATATCGGTGCCAACGATAACAGCGCTTCCAATGAACTGCAGCTGACTGCCGACTTTACTCCACCGGTAGTAACTGCCGTTACGGGGCCTGCGAATGGTTATTATCACGAAGCGGAAAACCTCACTTTCAGCGTGAAACTCAGTGAGATCGTGAACGTAAATACCACCGGTGGCACCCCGTATATGGCCATCAATCTGGCTTCCGGTGTTGTACCTGCTACCTATGTGAGTGGTTCCGGTACCAATACTTTGACCTTCACATACACTGTACAGGCTGGCGATGACGCACCTCAGGGCATTACCCTGGGCGCAGGCATCTCCCTGGGAGGCGGAGGACTCATCACCGATGTAGCCGGCAACAATGCCACACTTGTACTGAATAACGTAGCAGACTTCAAAAATGTCATTGTTAATACAACACATCCAACAGTAACAATATCTACCACTGCGCCTGCATTGGTGAACGGTGCTTTTGATGTGACTATCACCTTCAGTGAAGCAGTGACAGGATTTACATCCAGCGACATTACCGTCTCCAATGGTACAACTGGCACACTGGTATCTACAGACAATATCACCTATACCATTACCATCACACCAGGTACTGATGGCCTCATCACCATCAGCGTGCCCGCTGATGCAGCCATAAACATTGCCAGGAACGGCAATACCGCCTCCAATACACTACAACTGACGGTAGACAAAACCGCTCCGGTACTGCAAAGCTTAAAAGTGCCCAATAATGGCTGGTATAAAACCGGTGATAACCTCGACTTTGAATTAACCTATACCGAACCGGTTAAAATAAGCAGCGGTACACCTTACTTCCTGTTACAGATCGGCAATACAAACGTACAGGCCAATTATATCACAGGATCAGGCACCAACAAACTGACCTTCCGTTATACCGTACAAAACGGAGATCAGGACCTTAACGGTATCGCCTATACGGCCAATCTGGTACTGACAGCAGGTAGCTTCACAGACCTGGCCGGAAATGCTGCACCAACAGCTTTACTGGCGGTACCCACCAGCAACGTATTGGTGAACACCATTTCTCCGGTAATCACCAAAGTAACGCTGCCTAACAATGGATACTATAATGCTACAAACACACTGACATTTACAGTGGAATTCAACGAGCCGGTAACCGTTACCGGTACTCCTTCCCTGCCGGTGATCATTGGCACTAACACTGTCAATGCAACATACACAGGTGGCACAGGAACCAATACCCTCACCTTTAGTTACACCGTTCAGAACGGAGATACAGATATGGACGGTATTGACCTGGGCACTGCCCTGCTGCTCAACGGTGGTTCCATGAAGGACCCTGCCGGACTGGATGCGGTACTGACACTGAATGGTGTACAAAACACCCATCAGGTAAATGTCAACACCACTCACCCCTCCGTTACTGTGACTACCACTGCACCCGCCCGTATCAACACACCGTTTACGGTGAAGGCGGTATTCAGTGAAGCTGTTACCGGAATGGCACTCAGCGGTATCAAAGTAACAAATGGCAATGCCAGCCTATTACAAACAACTGATAACATCAGCTACACGTTCACTGTAACACCTGTTACCGATGGAAATGTAACCATCTCCATACTGGCCGATGCAGCCAAAAACATTGGTATCAATGGCAACCAGGCATCCAATACCCTCAGTGTAATAGCTGATATGACAGCACCGGTAGTAACATCCGGACAACAGTTCAACATCAACCAATACAGCGCTACCGGCACCAATATCGGGCAGGTAGTTGCTACCGATGCATCTGGTGTGCTGCAAAACTGGACTATTGCCTCAGACCCATCCGGAGCCTTTAACATAGATCCTGTTACCGGTAAGATCACGGTAAAAGATGAAACCCTGCTGAATAGCAAGGTAAATACCACCGTTACTATATCCGTTACCGTTAGTGATGGTCTGAATACCAGTGTGGCCCAGGGCGTGAAGATCTCCGTCGTTTATGTACCGCTGGCACCTACAGATATCACTATCAATAATACAACGGTCAGCGAAAACGTTCCTGCCGGAGCACTGGTAGGTAAATTCTCTACCATCACCCAGGAACCGGGAGCTACCTTTACCTATACACTGGTATCAGGTACTGGTGCCGATGATAATGCCGCCTTTAGTATCTCCGGTGATCAACTGCAAACCAATGCCACATTTGTGTATGCAGTTAAGAATACTTATTCTGTCAGAATCCGTACTACCCAGAACAACGGGCTGTATACCGAGAAAGTATTCACGGTACGTGTACTTCAGGTCAACCAGGCACCTACCCTGGACATGATACCAGACCGGGTAATGTGCAACATCACAGACAAACAAACCTATCAGCTTACGGGTGCATCCCCAGTGGAAGCGGGTCAGACGCTTACTTACTTTGTGCAGTCCGATAAGGCATTCTTCAGCACACTGACAGTAGATGCCGGTGGCCTTCTCTCCTATAGCCTGAAACCTAATGTGAGCGGTACCGTGAATATTACCGTAACGGTAAAAGACAATGGCGGCACCTTAAACGGTGGCGTGGATACACTTCGCCGCACCTTCGCGCTGAAAGTGAACGCCCAGCCACAGATCACCATCACACCGGATAAGAATGGTGATATATCCAAAGGAGATATTGTTACCCTGACAGCTACCGGCGGTAACAGCTACACCTGGACCCATGCTGACGGCATCCTCGATGGTCAGCAATCAGCCACCCTCCGGATCAGGCCATTGCAGAACACCACTTATGAGGTAACCGCCACCAGTCTGGACGGATGTGCAGGTACACAACAAATCAATATCAAGGTAGTGGCAGACTTTAAAGTCGATGCTACCAATATCCTTACACCGAATGGTGACGGCAAAAACGATAAATGGGTGATTCGTAATCTGGACAGCTATCCAAACAACGAAGTAACCATTTACGACCGTACCGGCCGCGTGGTATTCCATCGCAGGAACTATAGCAATGACTGGGACGCCACTCTGAACGGCCATCCGCTCAGTGAAGGCACCTATTACTACCTGCTGAAAATAGAGGGTACCGATAAAGTGGCCAAAGGATTCATCACAATCATCAGGGACTAATCTATATGACCATGATAAAGAAACTATATACGTCTTTAATAATGTTTACCGGCATCTGTTTGTCTCTGCAAAGTCAGGGACAAACACCCGGTAATTCGCAGGCATTGCTGGAGCCTTCCGGCACACAGTATTTCCAGAACCAGTACCTCGCCAACCCGGCGATGGCTGGTCTGGATACAGGTCTGCATATCAATGCCTCCTACCGCAACCAGTGGAATGGCATGAATGGCGCACCTGTCACCAAATTTGCTTCAGCAGATATTAAAGTGGAAGAACGTATGGGCGTGGGCGTGAATATCTTTAACGATGTGGCCGGCCTGATCAACCGTACGCGGCTGGCACTCTCCTATGCTTACCGCATTCCGCTGGGCCAGCGCCATCAGCAGCTGAGCTTCGGCCTGTCTGCGGTATGGAATGTACAACGCCTCAACGTAAAAGATGTGAACGGCGATATGAATGATCCTGCCTTTGGCGCCTTCAACCGTCGCGATAATTACTTCGAAGCGGAATATGGTATGGCCTATACGGATGAGCACCTGAATATACAGGCTTCTCTGCCTAATATCCGGAACATGGTCACCAACAGAGACGAGGGCATAAATGGTGGAAGCATATTCTTTTCGGCTGTCTCCTACAGATTCCGGCCCCAGGGCAGTGTACTCTCCTCCGTCGAGCCTAAACTCTGTTTCCGCGGCGTCAGGGGTTACGACAATATCCTGGATGCCGGCTTCAATGCTACCTTCCTGGACAATGTGGCTAATATCATGGCGATGTACCATAGCTCCAAAAGCCTCACCACAGGCCTCGGCGTTAACATCATGAAAACACTGGGTATTCAGGCCATGTATACTTTCCAGACCGGAGGCCTCAAAACTTATGTGAACGGCACCTATGAAATAGGCGCTACCCTTCATCTCTTTAAATAACCCAGGGCTAAAGCCCTGGGCTAGCAAAAAACACAAGAAGCCTTTTATAGCCAGAGCTTCAAGCTCGTAAATAACCAAAGGCTTCAGTCAATTTATAGCCCAGGGCTTTAGCCCTGGGTTATTTAAAAATATATTTTGTACTAATCGGTAAAGTATTTATTTTTGTTTTATAATCGATACAAACAATGGCGGGAAGACCTAAAATATTTGATAACGAAGAAGTGATCAACAAGGCCACGGCGGTATTTTGGTCTAAAGGCTATGAAGCCACATCTACCGAAGATCTACTGGAAGCCATGGGTATCGGGAAAGGGAGCTTTTACCTGGCTTTCAAAGGCGGGAAAAAAGAGCTGTTTGAAAAAGTCCTGGAGCAATTCCAGCAGCAAGCCTCCGCCAGGATGATAAAAGAACTGGCCAATAGTGATAATCCGCTGGAGGTGATCCGCAACCTGTTTTATAACATTGCCCATGCTCCTAAAAAAGCGCATCACAATGGCTGCTTCATCGGTAACACTATTGTGGAACTGGCCAGCATAGAACCACAGCTGATGAGCAAATCCGTTGGCCTGTTGCAGCAGCTGGAAGAAACCTTTCGGGAAATCATTATTGCCGCACAAAAACACGGGCAACTCAAAAACAAGATGAGGGCCGATCTGCTGGCCAGACACCTTATCACCGCCTGGAACGGCCTGAACGTTACCAGACGTATATATCCCGATGAAAAAACACTGCTGCCCCTGATCGAAATACAGCTCCAGGTCCTGACCTGATTTTTTTTAACCAATATTGTACCATTTAGTACATAATTATATATCTCTCTAAATCCTTCAAAAATGAACACCTCCATCACCTTTTCTCCTGCTACTTTTAAAACCGTACAGGTAAACAACGTAGAAATTTTCTACCGGGAAGCGGGTCCGGCAGATGCTCCTGTAATCCTCTTGCTGCATGGGTTTCCATCTTCTTCCCACATGTATCGTAACCTGATGAACCACCTGTCTGCCAGATACCATGTGATCGCACCTGATTATCCGGGCGCAGGATTGAGCAGCCGGCCGGCCAGGGATGTATTTGAATATACATTTGACCAGCTGGCCCTCATCATGGAAAAATTCATCGATACCATTGGACTAACCCGTTTCAGCTTATATGCCCAGGACTTCGGCGGACCGGTAGGTTTCAGAATTGCCAGCAAAAGACCCGAGCTGATTGAAACGCTCCTTATACAGAACGCGAACGCCTACACGGAAGGGCTGGCACCCAGGGTGCACGAACTGGCAGCCCTTGTAAACAGTGGCAATGAAGAAACGCTGCAAAACGTATTGGATAGTATGCTTTCCCTCGAAGGAATTAAGGAAAACTATTTTCATCCTGAAACAAATCCGGAAAACATAAACCCCGATGGTTACCTCCTGGACCACTACTTTATGCAGGTCCCCGGTACAAAAGACATACAGGCCGCCTTATTGCGCAACTACCAGCACAACTTTACGCAATACAACAACTGGCAACAATACTTCCGGGATCATCAACCGCCCACCCTGATCGTATGGGGTAAATACGATCCGATATTCCTGGTGCCCGGTGCCAAAGCATACCTGAAAGATCTACCAGACGCCGAATTGCACCTACTGGATGGAGGCCATTTCCTGCTCGAAGAACATCATCAGGAGGTAGCTACCCTGATCGACCGCTTCCTCACTGCCAAACTTTAGTATTTCCCTAAAAGACAATAAGACCATCAATCGATCCAGTGAATATATCGATTGATGGTCGCTTAAAAATCATCAAATACACTTCTCTTTTTTATCATTTTAACCGGTACGTAATCATGGCCTTCCCATAAACCGTATTATCCACCCCGAAGTTGCGGATAGTATCATGCTGGGGACTAAACAGTTTATAGCTTCCAAACAGTCCCATACCTCCCTGCAACTGGAACCATAAATTTTTATAGATACGCTGGTTAAACTGTACCCCGGCATGGATAGTCGAAAACTGGGCATAATCAATTTCCTTCCCTTCAAAATCGGTATAATTCTTCAGGTTGTATTTGGTCCAGTCGATCGAGCCCGCAATGCCCACCTGTGTGTTTTGTGACAGGTTATATACAACATTGAGCCTGGGCCAGTAAAACTGACCAATCCATTTACCATTATTACTTCTATAATCCACAGAGATCCCGGGGGTGATCAGAAATTCACGGAAAGAGTACATCACGTGAACCCCCATGCCTATTTCGAGGTTGGAATGTTTACCGAATTTTTTGGACACGCCATAAATACCATCCACAATCAGGTCATCAGAAGAAAGTGAACTTTTAAAATCAGATGCCAGCGTAGGTATTAATATTCCCA belongs to Chitinophaga sp. HK235 and includes:
- a CDS encoding Ig-like domain-containing protein; protein product: MKKFYTWSIRLFLLTCIAVLCSLQGIAQYTLTQLESGGSYTAVAKDNSNNIYATRLNPTTQLYDLVRFTGGAGTGTVIYSGLSHGVPPAYDFPWGIAVNSIGDIFVINSFESQNGEIIRLRAPAYSIAEVIQKGRYFSAITIDATDNLYSLEYDGGSRYQVMKYRAGLEDQPGTPVSNGVPLPIPSGTTYPWGIAVDSHNNLYITDFLENNSGGALIKLTAPTYTTATTLFTGRNVTALAIDGADNIYTTELLTATTSQVVKYTNPLLPGTVINTTLTSSPPVYAWGLAVTSNGTIFAGDGAASAPAGGQLIKLAPPTTSVSSVTRVDATPTNAATVTFKVVFSSNAANITTSAFSLNTSGVSGTYIASVSGSGTTFNVVVNTGTGNGTIRLNVNGTGIIPTVTNVPYNTGEIYSIDKNPPVISLTINNGAAYTNSTNVNLIPSATDEDPPAALQMRFSLDSVAWSTYQPYSTSSAYTIPAGDGLRKIYMQVKDLAGNVKGTSATITLDQTPPVVSFSSVPLPVTNQQSATFQFSANEPIQTYNGKLDAGTFGVATSPVTLTGLAEGVHTYSINGVDRAGNTSGNSVYTWKIDITAPTVLSVSTPAAGTYGIGQALNFTVNMSEIVNATAGPDPYLDLIIGSSIQKAVYVSGSGTNTWTFRYTVQDGDNDSDGIGIGAVINTNGNTLTDAAGNNLVLTMNNVTNNTILVNSKRPVATFTAPVIVNATTVRVGISFDEPVKGVNAGSITALGVPGGITVTNVTPNSTTATSNYTFDLLFQPNNKGTVNLRLLPNAATSVASLNTNMFVDTDFSFDNTVPVITSVNQPADGYYKAGQTLTFTINFSKPITVQPGASQLYLPIIIGSTTVQAPYQSGSGTTALTFSYTVQPGDNDANGIALNSYLIDAGGRLSDGYGNTTNLLLTNDNNLNGVRVNTIIPTVTISTTAAPVVNGTFTANITFSERVIGLDLSSFVTTNASVDNLNTTDGIHYTIDVTPAIDGLVKVSLPAGVAQNIGANDNSASNELQLTADFTPPVVTAVTGPANGYYHEAENLTFSVKLSEIVNVNTTGGTPYMAINLASGVVPATYVSGSGTNTLTFTYTVQAGDDAPQGITLGAGISLGGGGLITDVAGNNATLVLNNVADFKNVIVNTTHPTVTISTTAPALVNGAFDVTITFSEAVTGFTSSDITVSNGTTGTLVSTDNITYTITITPGTDGLITISVPADAAINIARNGNTASNTLQLTVDKTAPVLQSLKVPNNGWYKTGDNLDFELTYTEPVKISSGTPYFLLQIGNTNVQANYITGSGTNKLTFRYTVQNGDQDLNGIAYTANLVLTAGSFTDLAGNAAPTALLAVPTSNVLVNTISPVITKVTLPNNGYYNATNTLTFTVEFNEPVTVTGTPSLPVIIGTNTVNATYTGGTGTNTLTFSYTVQNGDTDMDGIDLGTALLLNGGSMKDPAGLDAVLTLNGVQNTHQVNVNTTHPSVTVTTTAPARINTPFTVKAVFSEAVTGMALSGIKVTNGNASLLQTTDNISYTFTVTPVTDGNVTISILADAAKNIGINGNQASNTLSVIADMTAPVVTSGQQFNINQYSATGTNIGQVVATDASGVLQNWTIASDPSGAFNIDPVTGKITVKDETLLNSKVNTTVTISVTVSDGLNTSVAQGVKISVVYVPLAPTDITINNTTVSENVPAGALVGKFSTITQEPGATFTYTLVSGTGADDNAAFSISGDQLQTNATFVYAVKNTYSVRIRTTQNNGLYTEKVFTVRVLQVNQAPTLDMIPDRVMCNITDKQTYQLTGASPVEAGQTLTYFVQSDKAFFSTLTVDAGGLLSYSLKPNVSGTVNITVTVKDNGGTLNGGVDTLRRTFALKVNAQPQITITPDKNGDISKGDIVTLTATGGNSYTWTHADGILDGQQSATLRIRPLQNTTYEVTATSLDGCAGTQQINIKVVADFKVDATNILTPNGDGKNDKWVIRNLDSYPNNEVTIYDRTGRVVFHRRNYSNDWDATLNGHPLSEGTYYYLLKIEGTDKVAKGFITIIRD